The Nocardia vinacea genome contains the following window.
GAGCGAATGGCTTTCAAGGCTTCGGTATGCCGGATGTTAGCCGTGCGTTGAGCCAGCCGTACCAGTGAGCCAGTCCATCGCCGGTGGTCGCCGATACCGGAACGATCGTTACGCCGGGATTCACCGACCGCGCGTATTCCGCGCATCGCTCCAGGTCGAAGTCCACATAGGGCAGCAGATCGGTTTTGTTGATCAGCACCAGCTCCGCCGCGGCAAACATGTGCGGGTATTTCAACGGCTTGTCGGTGCCCTCGGTGACCGAGACGATCACGACCTTGCCCGCCTCGCCGAGATCGAACAATGCCGGACAGACCAGATTGCCCACATTCTCCACGAACAGCAGGCTGTCCGGCGCCGGCTCCAGCGCGTCGAGAGCGCGTCGCATCATGTCGGCATCGAGATGGCAGCCCGCGCCGGTATTTACCTGCACGACCTTGCAGCCGGTTGCTTCGATGCGCTGCGCATCCAGCACAGTGGCCTGATCGCCTTCGATGACGGCCACCGGAACCGAGTCGAGTTCGCGGATCGTCCGCTCGATCAGGGTGGTTTTCCCCGCGCCGGGCGAACTGGTCATATTCAGCGCCAAGATTCCGCGTTCACGCAATCGCGTACGGTTCGCCGCGGCGAGCTCGTCGTTCTTGGCGAGCACCTTCTGTTCGAGGGTCAGCGTGGTCAGAGCGTGTTCGTGGGAGTGCTCGTGTTCATGCCCGGGACCATGCTCATGGTGGCCATGATCGTGCGGGTGATCGCGGTCTTGGTGTCCGACGGTGATCACAGCGACCCCGTCGCCCTCGCATCCGCAGGTTGCGCACATTGCTCACTCACCTCCATCGATACGATTCGAAGTTCCCGCCCCGCAGTGATCTCGACATCGGCGCTGCCGCAACTGCACAGCACGATGAGGTCGGGCAGAAGGAATTCCGCCCCGCAGTTCCGGCAACGCGCTGTCCCCTCGACAATGCGCAGGTTCAGCCGTGCTTCCTCGGCGAGTGTTCCCTCGGTGGCAAGCTCGAAACAGAACTGCATGGACTCGGGCACCACAGCGCACAGCGCACCTACCTCGACCGTCACGTCGTGCACCACGCGCCCTTGCGCATGCTCGCAGACGGCGTCGACAAGGTACTGGGTTATAGCCATTTCATGCATCCCGACCTCGCCTTTCGACAAGCCCTGGGATGAATCCTACGCCGCGGGGGACCTCGCCTCGGCAATAATCTGCCGCCGGGCCGTTGCTACTGGCTCGCCTTGTTCCTCCAACTCGGCGCTGCCATTTTGCCGGATGAACCAGGCGTTGCGGACCTCGGCTATCGCCTTGCCGGATGACGCCGCGAGCATTGTCGTGATCGACGAGGTGTATGAGCCGCAAGGATTTTCTGGATCTGCCGATGGGGACCCGAAGATCTGCTGCGCGCGTGGCAGTGACGACGTGCTGTCCCGGCTTCTCGTCAGTGAGAATCAGGCTTTTGCGAGACCACCCGCTCGAGGGCGCGCAGGTCTGCATCCAGCTTGCGGAACAACCAATAAGCGGCGACGAACGCGAGCCCGGAGGCCGCGCACAACCCCAGAACCGAGTCGCGCACAAGCGGAAGCTCCTCGGGTTCGAGGGCGGTGAAGCCGGCCAGCACCCCGACCAGCGGCACCGACGCCGTCACCGCAAGATAGGCCGTGAGTCTGCGACGCAGCGCACGCAGATAGGCGGCGTCGTGCACCGATGCGGGGCCGTGGCGCAGGTAGATGGGATAGACGCAGCGGACGACGTAGAAGGTGGAAAGGAAGAATGTATAGGCAACGGAGATGGTGCCCGCCACCAGAACGGTTGCCGCGGCATGGACTATCAGCCGCGCCGGTAGGTCGGTGAACCAGCGAAGCAACATCACCCCCGTCACGGTTGCGCAAACCGCGAACAGCAGCGTGTTCATCGCGCACAGGTCGCCCCAAAACAGTGTGCGCGACCGCACCCGCGCGAGCACTGCCTCGTCGTAGCGTCTGCCGGCGCGCAAGCCGCGAGGAACCGCGAGCAAATCACGCGACATGTATGCGTAGATGAAAATGGCAGGCGGCGAGGCGCAGAGGATGAAAACGATGACACCCTTGTCCAGCTGCGAGTTGGTGGCATCGGAGAGCTGCTCTCTGATCAGTTCCTGGACGTGCACAGCCATGTAGACCGTAGCCAAGGTGACGCCGACCAGCGAAGATAGCCACAGGATGGGGGTGGGCCAGCGCGAAAGTCGGGCCCGCCAACTGTTCGGCGGCGGATAAACAAGGTCGCGGGCCAGTTTCTCGAGGCACAAGTCGAACTGCTGGGCCAATTCCGAACCGCAGGAGTAGCGGTCTTCGCGGTCGGGCGACAGACACTTCAGCAGCACTCGGCGCAACGCCGCGGGGCAATCCGGCGGAAGCTCCGATAGGAACGTCGACTCGACAGGGTTGCGCCGCAGTTCGAGCATGCGGGCCAGCGATGTCTCCGACTCGCCTGCGGAGGTTTCGTCCGCGAATGGTCGATGTCCCGTGAGCAACTCCCACAGCATGACAGCCAGCGCGTAGATGTCGCTTCGAGTATCGAGGTCGGCGGCGGTCACCGGGAGGTCCGGATGGCAGGCTTCGAGCTGTTCGGGCGACATGTACGCCAGTGATCCGCCGAAGTACGCCAGGGGACTTGTGCCCTTGAGGTGTTTGCTGGAGCTGACATTGAAGTCGGCCAGCTTCGGGATTCCCTCGGCGCTCAGCAGCACGTTCGCGGGTTTGATGTCTCGATGCAATACTCCTCGGTCGGACGCGTGCTGCAGTGCGTCCGCGAGTCGGCGGCCCAGCCAGGCGACGGTCTCCGGCCACGTCAGTGCGGCGGTCCGGGTCCGAACAGCTGATTCCGTGGGCCGAACCTCGCCCTTATCGGCAAGTACCTTGTCGATGGCATCGAGCAGCAGTTGCCCGCTGCGGTATTCCGGAGGCGTCGAGCGCTGTAGGCGCAGCACGTCGAGCAGTGTTCCCCCGGGTAGGTACTGCATGTACAGCAGCTTCAGCTCGCCGTCGGCGATGAGTCGCTGGTCGAAGATGCGCACGATGTATTCGTGGTCCAGTTGCGCGAGGGTCTGCGGCTCGTTGCCGTGGTTATGGGAAATCTTGACCGCGACCAGTCGCTGCATTGATTGTTGTCGAGCGAGATACACCTGGGCGAAGGCGCCGGCGCCGATCCTCATCAGGAGATCGAAATCGTCGATATGGTGGCCGACATCGATGGCGTCGAGAACCATTTGGGCACTTGGACGAGCAATCATCGTGCTGCGGTAGTCGCTCGTGAGCTGTGCGAGCTCAGGACCGGCCGCCGTGGCGGCCTCGGCGAGGGTAGCCTCATCGGCTGCGGGCGAACCGCGGCGCAGTGCGTGGAACTCCTCGTAGACCAGCTCGGCCGGAAGCGGACCATCTTGCAGCTCCGCAAATTCCGCACGGTATTCGATCAGTCGTTTGGGAAAGTGATAACGAAGCCAGCGGTATTCGAGATCGATCTTGATCAGTTCGATCAGTATCGTATGCCGCTCAGCCGGTTCACGAGGCAGGTACTCCGACAGGTCTGGTGGGGAACCGGACGCCCAAGCCTTGGAAAACCGTGCCACCACGGCGGCAAGCGCTGTGCGGGTTCGCTCAGCTGGATCGACCAGATCGGTCGGCTCGTACATCGGTCGCTCGGAGATCAGCGCCAGCCGCTCAGCCGGCGGCTACGCGCGATGCGGCCCATGTCGTAGTTGCCCCACATTATTTCCTTTCCGTCGAACCTCCCTGCCCAAGGGTATCGCCCTCACCAGATGGGGCCTGTGGGTCGCGACCTCCGATTGTTTGTTCTCACAAATAGAGAATTACAATACCGAAAATGAGAATCCTGCTATTTCGACGGGCCACTCGGGAGGGGATGTGGAACGACCGGGCCTGACCCGCCGCGAGCGCCGCATCATCACCGTCGCCAGCGTGGGCGCTCGGCGACTCGGCGCCGCCGTTGCGCACCCATGTGAGCTCGGCGCTGCATTCCGGAGACATCACCAAGGGCGAGATGTCATGCGGCAGTTCGCGGTGCACGGCTTCGCGAAGGGCGAGGCGCTGCAGGATGCCGTTGAACACGCGTGGGCCACCAGGCTCGAACACGTGGACCGGTGAACCGCCGCCACAGCAGGTCATCGTTGACGGCGATGTCCGTTGGCGCGCAGTGCGGGCGGCAGATCGGTACCAGCGGATGCCAGTAGCCGTCGGCCTGCGGTGATCGAGGACCGCATCCTCGGCCGCGGGAGCCTGGGCTGTCCGCAGGTCGGGCCCTGTTCGGAGGCGTTGGCGCGTGATTTCGTGTGCACGAATCCAGGAAAGTGCCTTCCCCTGCGACGTACCATCGATTAATGTGTCGTTGTATAGCGGTACGTTAATTGAGGGGAAGATAGCTCATGGAGATCGCGACGAAGTTCTGGACGGTGCGTCGTATGGTGGTCGCGACGCTGTTCAGCATCATGCTGGTGCTACTGACGATCGCCTCGCCGCACCTCTTCGCGGCCTCGGCCGGGCCGCGGGATTCGCACAGTCCCGGGGGTGGTCACGGCTACGGATCGGGAACGCGCCCAAACAGCAATGACCACAGTCAGCGCAACAGCGGTTACGGCTACGGAGCGCGCTCCAACAGCGACGGCCACGATCAGTACCGGGGCCGCACCGAGAATCCCTGCCAGTACACCCCAACGGGGACGTGCGGAGCGCGCTGACAATGAGGTCGGCGTGCTACCTGGCTCGCCATTGGTTCTGGATCGCAGCGGGCAACTCGTCGACCTCGTCGAGCCGCCAGCCCGGGAAGTAGCGGACCGACAACGGGAACACTGCAATCGGAGAAACCGAGTGCCCGGCAGCTCATCGCGACGGGGTCCCGTCCTCGGCCAACAGAGCACGGCCGTTGCCGACTTGGCCGGCCCACAAATCAGGGGACTGTCAGATAGTTCATCTGACAGTCCCAACATCCAGCCGTCTGCCGAGGTCTGAAGATGGACCGAGCGCGGCGTTTCGCCTGCACGGCGCGAACTCCGACGCCACGGTGCTATGCGCGCGGCTTCGTCCGGTCATATCCATCCTTGCAAGGTTCTGACCTCCGACAAGCGGGTGAACTCGGCGGCTGGGGAAGTCGGCGGGGCCGGAGCTGGAACGGGTGATTCGCGTCCGCACGGGCCGTGAACAGGGCAAACTATCCGGTGGACTCTCGCGGTCTCACGGTAGGGCTGACCATAGACAGAAATTCCGGAGCTAGGAGGACGCGATGACTAGTTTTGCAAGCCAGCAGTGCATCTTCCAGATGTCGGAGACGAACCCGCGGGCGCAGCTGTTCGTTGATGGCGGCGCCGCTTACGCTTTCTTGATGTACCGGGATATCCAAGACGGCCGGTATGATCGCATCCCCGCGCCGCCGGGCAAAGATGATCTGGTGTTGCACGTCGAGAAGGGGCTGCGGGTGACGATGTTCTCCGAGCCCGTGTTTTCCGGAGCCAAGACCGTAGTGGCAGCGGATCAGGGCAGACGTGTCAGGCAGTTGGTGGACCGCGCGGTGGTGAAGTCAGCGATCGTCGAATCGGTCTGACGCAGACCACCATCGCCGCACCCACTCGTCATCGCTGTCGCCGGCCTCGCGCTGGCACTCGGCGGTGTAGCGGTGATCACGGTCAAAGGCGTGGCCGGCGGGTGTCGGTGCCCGGCTTGTGCGGGGATCAGAACATCGACTGATCGGTCGGGATCGGTTCGGGTGGGCGTCGTCGTGGCGAGGGCAGTGCCATCGCGAGTTCCCCCCGTCGGGCAGCCCGCCGCCACCGCTGTCCGGAGTCGATGGCACGCCGGATCTTGCGCACAGTGGGTACCTGTGTGAGCAGGTGTAGCTGATATCGCCACGGCATTTGTAGCCCGTGCCGAGCCGCCATCGCATAGGCGAACTGCACGGCGCTGCGGTCGAGATACCGGTCGGCGTGTTCGAACCAGATCATGCTGGTACGGGCGGCGGCCTGTATCGGGCGCAGCGCAGCGCGCCGCTGTGCATCGTAGTTCTCCAGCGCGTCGGCGACCTCGGCATGCTCGTACAGGTTCTGTGCGAGCACGACGGCGTCGACGATTGCCAACCGGGTGCCCGACCCGATGGTGAAGTGCGTTGTGTGCGCAGCATCGCCGAGCAGCACCACGTTGTCGTGATACCAGGTCTTGTTGGTTACCTCAGGAAAGCGGCTCCACCTTGCGAACTCGCCTCGTGTCTTGCTCATCAACGAGTGACCGTCGAGCAGGCGCGTGAATATGCTCTCCAGAACACGCAAGTTCTCCAGGTTGTCCAGGGAGTCGAATCCAAGTCCATGCCAAGTCTGCGGTTGGCACTCAACGATGCAGGTGCTGATTTTCTCGGCAACCGATGGGTAGGCGTGGAACCAGATCCAACCGGCCGGGGTGTGTTCGAAGGCGAAGGTAAATCGGGTGAAGACCTTGTCCGTACCGAGCCAGATATATCGATTCTCGCCGAGTGTGACGGACGTGCCGAAACGATGATTACCCAGCTGCCGTACCCGGCTGTTCGCGCCGTCGGAGGCGACGATGAGATCGGTGTCGTCGAAGCCGGACAGATCGTGGACCTCTCGCCCGTGCTGGACATCGACGCCCAGGTCGCTCGCCCGTCGGGAAAGTGCGTCGAGCAATGCCGCGCGCCCCATGCTGAACCCGTAGCCTCCGAAATGTGCGGTCTGGTCGTCTCGCACATGGATTGCCTGTTCACGCCATAGGACCGACCCGGCACGCACCGCCTGGGCGCTGTCGGGGTCATTTCGATACAGAATGTCGAGCAGGTCGTCCCAGTACACGACGCCCCAGCCATAGGTGGACCCGGGGGGATTGCGGTCGATCACCGTGATGTCATGGGCCGGGTCGCGCCGCTTCATCGAAATAGCAAAGTACAGCCCGGCCGGCCCGCCACCGACACACACAATCTTCATCTCGTCACCAGCTCCAGCCCGGTTGGTCGAACCTGGCGTCACATGATCGGTACTTCGATGCAACCGAGCCCGGCACGCTGTGCGTGTCCGGGCTCAGTCACCGGCGCTAGAAGCTGCCCCAGCCACCCCAGCCCCAGCCGGGTGGGTTCCACCAATTCCCCCAGCCGGGATTCCATCCCCAACCGCCGCCGTGACCCCAACCGCCGCCGTGACCCCAACCGCCGCCGCCCCAACCGCCGTGACCCCAACCCCCGCCGCCCCAACCGCCGCCGCCCCAACCGCCGCCGTGACCCCAACCGGGGCTGTCGACGAGTTGGGTTGCAGACTCGGGCGTCGTTGCGCGCGCGAAAGGCGCTTGCGCCGCGGCTGTGACAACCGGAATCGCAGCAACTGCGGCTATACCGGCGGCGGCCGCCAACCGGGCGAACTTCGTGTGTGAATTCTTTCTTTCGGTCATGATAGGGCTCCAGATGCTGTCCCGACCTGCTCGAATTCTACGCGGTTTCGCCGAACTCTAGAAGTCGCTGCGTTAACCCATCTATAATCTTCCGCCACATTCCACACCGCTGCCCAATCCGAGGCTGCTCGCGTACTCCATGGCGGAGGGAGCCGGTGGCGAAGGTCGCAAAGGGCGAACGAGTGTTGACGGTGCGGACCCAAGGTCATGACCAACTGGACTCACCCCATCGTGCTGGCCGAAAGCGCACCACCCGCCATAGCAACAGTCGCAGGGGCTTGCGCGAACGGGGCACCGATGTGAGCGGGAGCGTCGTCCGATCCTTCAACCGGCCGGGCCCTCGCGCGCCAACCGATTACCTCGACACCCAATAGTTCAGATCTAGATGAATACAGAAAAATATGTATCATCGGAGCGGTGGAAACCGCGCTGCAATTCGACGCGCTGGCCCGTTTCGGGCACGCGCTGTCCGACCCGACCCGCACCCAGATCCTGCTGAGCCTGCGGGCCGGGCCGGGATATCCATCGGAACTGGCCGACCGGATCGGGGTGTCACGGCAGATCTTGTCCAATCACCTGGCCTGTCTTCGTGGGTGCGGTCTGGTCGTCGCGGTCCCCGAAGGACGACGCAGCCGCTACGAGCTGGCCGATCCGCGCATCGCCGCCGCGCTCGAGGATCTGCTCGGGTTGGTGCTGGCCGTCGATCCGGCCTGCTGTCCGGTCTCCGACACCGAGGGGTGTTGCTGATGTCGGTGCCCTTGGGTTTGCCGTCGGCGGTTACGGTCCGGGGGCCGTCGCCGCAGCGGCGGAGGTTGCTGGCGCGGCGGATCCGGTGGTTCGTCGCGATGACGATCTCCTACAACGTGATCGAGGCGATCATCGCTCTCACCGAAGGGTCGCGGGTGTCCTCGACCGCGTTGATCGGGTTCGGGCTGGATTCGGTGATCGAGGTGTCCTCGGCGGCGGCGGTCGCCTGGCAGTTCGCCGGACGTGACCCCGCCGCGCGGGAGAGGATCGCACTGCGCGCCATCGCGTTCTCGTTCTTCGCGATCGCGCTCTATGTCAGCGTCGACTCGGTCCGCGGCCTGCTCGGCGTCGGCGAGGCCGAGCACTCGGCGATCGGGATCGGTTTGGCCGCAGCCAGTCTGGTGGTCATGCCCGTGCTGTCATGGGCGCAGCGGCGAGCCGGACGTGAACTCGGTTCCGCCTCGGCGGTCGCCGATTCCAAACAGACCCTGCTCTGCACTTATCTCTCGGCGGTGCTGCTGGTCGGTTTGCTGCTCAACAGCACCTTCGGATGGTCATGGGCCGACCCGATCGCGGCACTGGTCATCGCCGCCATCGCAGTCAGGGAAGGCGTCAACGCCTGGCGCGGGGACACCTGTTGCCCCACACCCACCAACACCGACACAGTCGGCCACGACTGCGACTGCTGTGACTGACCACCCGACTCCATCCGATCCGAAAGGACCTGCAGTGCCACGCATCTCGACTGCTGCACGCGCCCGCTATCACGAGGAAATGCAGGCCGCGAAAACCGTGCTCGACCCTGCACAACGGTGGGCTCACCTCGAACGAGCACATATCCTGTCCCAACCCGACCCCTGGCTGCACACCCGCAACCACTTCGCCATGTTCGCCCTCGCGGTCGGCCAACGCGACCGACGCGAAGCACTCGGCCAGATCATCCGGATCATCCTGGCCGCCCCCGGCTCACTGACCGGCCGCTACCCCGAAGGCAACACCGGCCGCGCCCAGGTCGGACTCCTCCAGTCCATGCCCACCCCACCCGACCTCGCCGCGCTGCTGCATCCTCGAGCGGCATAACCGCTGATCCAGGCGGACTCGACAATCTTGTGCACCTGTCGGACCTCGCTGGAATCCTCGACGCTCGAGCGCACGCCCGCGAATTGGCATGCGAGCGAGCGGGTCGTGCTCTGAACGAGATGGAATGGCACCAGCAGGTCCCGGATCTGCCGTACCGGCAGATCCGCCCGTGACAAACGCAGGCAAACGCGCGCCCGAGTCCGAGGTTCCCCCGCGGACCTGGGCGCCGTCAGGACTCCCAGTCCTCGTCTTTGCTGTTGACGGCCTTGCTCGGTGACGTGATTCTCGTCCGGCACGAACGCCGTGTGCGACGAGCGCATCCACCACGCGATTGTTCGGCTCAGCGATCTCCTCGGCCGAGTAGCCGAGTTCAGCCAGGACTGCCCGGAAGGAGGGGCGCTGGGACCATGCGGATACCACCTGCCGCGCGGTGTCGCGGGCCCGGTCGGGTTCGTCGTCGGCCACCACGGAAAGCCCCACCACGAGCAGCTTGTCCGGGCCGAGCACCTGGCCGTCGTGATCTGGTTGTGCCAGCAGCACTCCGGCGTCGACAAGTGTGAGCTCGAGGCGTGTCCCCGGTGGCCAGCCCAGTACGGCGAAGCTGACCTTGTCGAGGATGTGGCCCGCCTCGCTGACGGTGCACGTGCCGTAAACGACATCGGCGGTGCGTACCGCGTGAGTCGCGGTCTATGGGCCGTGGATGAGCTGTAGGCGAACGATTTTCGGTGACTCCCGTCGGTTGCTGTGAAGGGCTCAACCTCTCGGTGTGCGTGTTGTGCTCGGTGTCGGGCGTCTGACGGGTGCGATCTGTCTCCATACTTGGCGGTCGTTGTGGGCTTCGGTTCGGTTGGTTGCGGGTCTGTTCTCTGCGTCAAAGGTGTTGCGGCGTCCGCGGAATCGTCTGTCGAGTGCGGTGTGTGGTGGTGCCGGTCGCTGCAAGGTGGCGACCGCCACCGTGTTCACTGGTGTGCGGGGGAGGGTGCGCGGTTGGGTCGGTTGGTGAGTAGTGGGCGGGGCAGTCCCGAGCCAGCGGCCAAGTGCGTAGGACGTATGGGAACGGCCTATGCCCTCGATGCATCTTGCCACTTAGACGTATGTCTGTTTACAGCCGACCATGATGCCTGACGAACACCTCAGAATCATCGGTTTCACGTAGTGCTGCGCGGATGGGCTGTCCCGCCGCCGACTTCCGCGGCAGTCCGAATGAGGCAGCTTCTAGGCATGATGTGCGTGTCGGTGCGGGGGATGGATCGACAGCGAGTACGGTCTCTATCCGCAAGCGATGAAGTTGTCTCGCCGCCACCATGGATCGACCTGTACCAGAGGCTGTGCAGGAGGGCTCACGCAATGTCGCAGCAT
Protein-coding sequences here:
- the hypB gene encoding hydrogenase nickel incorporation protein HypB, with amino-acid sequence MCATCGCEGDGVAVITVGHQDRDHPHDHGHHEHGPGHEHEHSHEHALTTLTLEQKVLAKNDELAAANRTRLRERGILALNMTSSPGAGKTTLIERTIRELDSVPVAVIEGDQATVLDAQRIEATGCKVVQVNTGAGCHLDADMMRRALDALEPAPDSLLFVENVGNLVCPALFDLGEAGKVVIVSVTEGTDKPLKYPHMFAAAELVLINKTDLLPYVDFDLERCAEYARSVNPGVTIVPVSATTGDGLAHWYGWLNARLTSGIPKP
- a CDS encoding hydrogenase maturation nickel metallochaperone HypA; this encodes MHEMAITQYLVDAVCEHAQGRVVHDVTVEVGALCAVVPESMQFCFELATEGTLAEEARLNLRIVEGTARCRNCGAEFLLPDLIVLCSCGSADVEITAGRELRIVSMEVSEQCAQPADARATGSL
- a CDS encoding serine/threonine-protein kinase, whose product is MYEPTDLVDPAERTRTALAAVVARFSKAWASGSPPDLSEYLPREPAERHTILIELIKIDLEYRWLRYHFPKRLIEYRAEFAELQDGPLPAELVYEEFHALRRGSPAADEATLAEAATAAGPELAQLTSDYRSTMIARPSAQMVLDAIDVGHHIDDFDLLMRIGAGAFAQVYLARQQSMQRLVAVKISHNHGNEPQTLAQLDHEYIVRIFDQRLIADGELKLLYMQYLPGGTLLDVLRLQRSTPPEYRSGQLLLDAIDKVLADKGEVRPTESAVRTRTAALTWPETVAWLGRRLADALQHASDRGVLHRDIKPANVLLSAEGIPKLADFNVSSSKHLKGTSPLAYFGGSLAYMSPEQLEACHPDLPVTAADLDTRSDIYALAVMLWELLTGHRPFADETSAGESETSLARMLELRRNPVESTFLSELPPDCPAALRRVLLKCLSPDREDRYSCGSELAQQFDLCLEKLARDLVYPPPNSWRARLSRWPTPILWLSSLVGVTLATVYMAVHVQELIREQLSDATNSQLDKGVIVFILCASPPAIFIYAYMSRDLLAVPRGLRAGRRYDEAVLARVRSRTLFWGDLCAMNTLLFAVCATVTGVMLLRWFTDLPARLIVHAAATVLVAGTISVAYTFFLSTFYVVRCVYPIYLRHGPASVHDAAYLRALRRRLTAYLAVTASVPLVGVLAGFTALEPEELPLVRDSVLGLCAASGLAFVAAYWLFRKLDADLRALERVVSQKPDSH
- a CDS encoding FAD-dependent monooxygenase — its product is MKIVCVGGGPAGLYFAISMKRRDPAHDITVIDRNPPGSTYGWGVVYWDDLLDILYRNDPDSAQAVRAGSVLWREQAIHVRDDQTAHFGGYGFSMGRAALLDALSRRASDLGVDVQHGREVHDLSGFDDTDLIVASDGANSRVRQLGNHRFGTSVTLGENRYIWLGTDKVFTRFTFAFEHTPAGWIWFHAYPSVAEKISTCIVECQPQTWHGLGFDSLDNLENLRVLESIFTRLLDGHSLMSKTRGEFARWSRFPEVTNKTWYHDNVVLLGDAAHTTHFTIGSGTRLAIVDAVVLAQNLYEHAEVADALENYDAQRRAALRPIQAAARTSMIWFEHADRYLDRSAVQFAYAMAARHGLQMPWRYQLHLLTQVPTVRKIRRAIDSGQRWRRAARRGELAMALPSPRRRPPEPIPTDQSMF
- a CDS encoding ArsR/SmtB family transcription factor; the encoded protein is METALQFDALARFGHALSDPTRTQILLSLRAGPGYPSELADRIGVSRQILSNHLACLRGCGLVVAVPEGRRSRYELADPRIAAALEDLLGLVLAVDPACCPVSDTEGCC
- a CDS encoding cation transporter → MSVPLGLPSAVTVRGPSPQRRRLLARRIRWFVAMTISYNVIEAIIALTEGSRVSSTALIGFGLDSVIEVSSAAAVAWQFAGRDPAARERIALRAIAFSFFAIALYVSVDSVRGLLGVGEAEHSAIGIGLAAASLVVMPVLSWAQRRAGRELGSASAVADSKQTLLCTYLSAVLLVGLLLNSTFGWSWADPIAALVIAAIAVREGVNAWRGDTCCPTPTNTDTVGHDCDCCD
- a CDS encoding DUF3703 domain-containing protein; this translates as MPRISTAARARYHEEMQAAKTVLDPAQRWAHLERAHILSQPDPWLHTRNHFAMFALAVGQRDRREALGQIIRIILAAPGSLTGRYPEGNTGRAQVGLLQSMPTPPDLAALLHPRAA